The following is a genomic window from Aeromonas sp. FDAARGOS 1405.
AATGCCATCCTGCTGTTGGCCGCCCTGCTGCTGCTCGCCAGCTGCTTTGGCCAGGATGATTTCACCGTCAGCTATGTGGCCCAGCACGCCAACAGCGCCCTGCCGCTGGGCTTCAAACTGGCTGCGGTCTGGGGCGGCCACGAGGGCTCCATGCTGTTCTTCGTCTTTGCGCTGGCTCTGTGGGGCGCCCTGGTGGCTCTTTGCTCCAAGCGGGTCGATCCGCTGATTACAACCCGGGTATTGGCCATCATGGGGCTGATCGTCGGGCTGTTCGGCCTCTATACCCTGATCTTCTCCAGCCCGTTTGACCGCCAGTTTCCGGGGCCGCAGGAGGGGCGCGATCTCAACCCCATGCTGCAGGATATCGGCCTTATCATCCATCCGCCCCTGCTCTATCTCGGCTACGTCGGCTTTGCGGTCAACTTCGCCTTCGCCATGGCGGCGCTGCACTCGGGCCGGCTCGATGGCGCAGTAGCCCACTGGAGTCGCCCCTGGGCGCTCGGCTCCTGGGTCTTTCTCACCGCCGGTATCGTGCTGGGCTCCTGGTGGGCCTATTACGAGCTCGGCTGGGGCGGCTGGTGGTTCTGGGATCCGGTAGAAAATGCCTCCCTCTTACCCTGGCTGCTCGGCACTGCCCTGCTGCACGCCCTGATTGTCTGCGAGAAGCGCGGCGCTTACGGCCACGCCGTGCTGCTGCTCTCCATCTTTACCTTTGCCTTGAGCCTGCTCGGCACCTTTGTGGTGCGCTCCGGGGTGCTCACCTCGGTGCACGCCTTTGCGGTGGACCCCAGCCGCGGCCTCACCCTCTTGTTGCTGCTCGGGCTGCTGTTAACCTGCGCACTCACCCTGTTTGCCCTGCGGGCGGACATTCGCGCCCCCTATGCCCGCTTTGGCTTGCTGTCAAAGGAGGGGCAGCTCGGTGCCGCCATCCTGCTGCTCTGCGTGGCCTGCGCCAGCGTGCTGCTCGGCACCTTCTACCCCATGGTGTTCCAGTCGCTTCATCTGGGTTCGCTCTCGGTGGGTGCCCCCTATTTCAATACCATCTTCGTGCCGCTGGCCCTCTGCCTGATGGCGCTGATGACC
Proteins encoded in this region:
- the nrfE gene encoding heme lyase NrfEFG subunit NrfE; translation: MLAELGYLSLLLAAALSLLQGSLPWLGLRLASPTLLRCATQLALINAILLLAALLLLASCFGQDDFTVSYVAQHANSALPLGFKLAAVWGGHEGSMLFFVFALALWGALVALCSKRVDPLITTRVLAIMGLIVGLFGLYTLIFSSPFDRQFPGPQEGRDLNPMLQDIGLIIHPPLLYLGYVGFAVNFAFAMAALHSGRLDGAVAHWSRPWALGSWVFLTAGIVLGSWWAYYELGWGGWWFWDPVENASLLPWLLGTALLHALIVCEKRGAYGHAVLLLSIFTFALSLLGTFVVRSGVLTSVHAFAVDPSRGLTLLLLLGLLLTCALTLFALRADIRAPYARFGLLSKEGQLGAAILLLCVACASVLLGTFYPMVFQSLHLGSLSVGAPYFNTIFVPLALCLMALMTQLPRLRWQALAPHSRLNALLPPLFGLLGGGLISLAYLEQGAFSGSWIGILANMVSLWLMASLLLPLLQLTSLRELTLNRFGSLLAHLGVAVCALGIAQMSHHSQEGGTVLSANQPYQLGAFEFRYEGREPIIGPNYTAERITLSVHKEDKEIARLTPERRHYSVRTMNMNEPGIAWGMLGDLYVVLGEKMGPDAYAMRLHYKPLVRWIWLGGLLMMAGGTLRLLARRPLLASRPVEVGTSHPRLEQEAL